The genomic window TACTGAGTAGGTAGACGCAGGTGAAAGACCTTCTTCTTTGATTTTTTCACTTGTTTGAACTGCAAATATGGCTTCAGTCCATTTTTCATAGGTTTCGCCATAAATCTTCTTAAATCGACTAGAGTCGCTAGTGAGAACTGAGTCTAAGAGAATTTCAGCATCTTTTGTAACTTTTTCTTTAACTTCTGCTGCTTCATCTTTTTTCTCAACTTGTTCCGTATTCTCCTTGTTATCAGAAGAAGCTTCAGATGACTGATTAGAAAATACCGAACATGCACCCAAGACAACTGTTGAAAGTGCTAAGATACTTAGTAACTTGATCTTTTTCATGTTTCACCTCATTATGAAAATTTACTCTTGGAGACTACCTCCAAGGATAGTTGTTTAGAAAAACACTGGGTTTATCTAACGGAGAATGGGGGATTCGAACCCCCGCGCCAGTTACCCGACCTAACGATTTAGCAAACCGTCCTCTTCAGCCTCTTGAGTAATTCTCCACTAACACACTAGAATAAATAGGATACAACGAAGGATACAATTTGGAAAAAATCTACTGTATACCTGTTCATAATGGAGCCGGTGGGAGTCGAACCCACGTCCAAACACCTGCCAACATATTTGTCTACAACCATAGGTTATGTATTGTTTTAACAGTCCCTCGACACATAACTCAAGCCTAGGAACTGCGAGTCTATTAATCTCTTATCAAACCACTAGACAAGGCTTGATCGTATCTCGCTAATCATAAGACCTGTCATTGAACACGAGCAATCCAAATCAGGTCACGCCTGCTGGTTTTTAGGCAGCTAGAGCGTAAGAAGTGTTATTTTTTGCAGTTATATTTAACTGAGCGTTTACGTCGCCACACGGGTTGCAAAATATGCCTCATAATGCCTGTCGAATCCGTAACGACCCCAGGATGTTAGAACTATTATAACCTATCTTCAAAAAAAATGCAAAATCAAGCCAATTCTTTAGAACAGATACGTTTTCAAAGCATCTGATAATGCTTGATAACCGGCTACACTTAGATGGAGACCATCCGTTGTATAGGCTGATTTAAGTTGTCCCTCTGCATCAGTCAAACTATCATAAATTGGTAGAAAATCTACTTGCATATAGGCTGATACTAGAGCCTCATAGGCTTGATTCCATTCTCTAATCTTTTCATTGGTTCGGATATAAACAGTCTGCTTGTATTTCTCTCCCTCATTGACTGGCAAAATGGAAAGGAGCTTTATTTGTGACAGCGGATAATCTCGGGCAATCGATTGGATTACACGCTCAAGATTATCCAAAGCATCATTCATGGGAATATCTTTTCCAATATCATTTGTCCCAATTAAGAGAACAATTTGATCCACAGCATCACCATACAGATGTGCATCAAGATTGTCTAGTAGAAGCCCCGTCTGGTAACCTCGAATGCCTCGATTAACAATCGTCTTGGCAGTCCCGAGTAACTCTTGCAAAGGGTAGTATTCTACAATCGAATCACCAATAAAGATGATATCTGGCTCTAGAACAGATACTTGATTCAATTCACGATACTTGGTTTGAATCTTTGCCTGCTCCTTTAAGAGCCAATTTTCTAATAACTGTACTGCCACCCTATCCCTCTTTCTCTAACCAATTCTCTAGAACTTGATACACACCCGCCTGGCTGTTGGCTGGTGCCAGGGCAGTTGCAACTGCCTTGGCCTCATCATCAGCATTTTCCATCGCATAGGCAATTCCAGCCAGCTCTAACATTTCGACATCATTTTCGCTATCACCAAAGGCCATGATTTGTTCAGATTTCAAATTCCAGCGCTTGAGTAATTCTTCCAATCCCCAAGCCTTGTGAACCCCAGCCTGCAGGATATCGATACAGCCATAACCGCTAGAAACAGCCCTTACACGACCATCAAAGAGGTCATTGATTTCCTGCA from Streptococcus oralis includes these protein-coding regions:
- a CDS encoding SGNH/GDSL hydrolase family protein, which translates into the protein MAVQLLENWLLKEQAKIQTKYRELNQVSVLEPDIIFIGDSIVEYYPLQELLGTAKTIVNRGIRGYQTGLLLDNLDAHLYGDAVDQIVLLIGTNDIGKDIPMNDALDNLERVIQSIARDYPLSQIKLLSILPVNEGEKYKQTVYIRTNEKIREWNQAYEALVSAYMQVDFLPIYDSLTDAEGQLKSAYTTDGLHLSVAGYQALSDALKTYLF